A part of Liolophura sinensis isolate JHLJ2023 chromosome 1, CUHK_Ljap_v2, whole genome shotgun sequence genomic DNA contains:
- the LOC135481784 gene encoding uncharacterized protein LOC135481784: MLEHHRLGSGSGSASPTDKVSHGDFPPDIDKTRYDDMVKILPNNDTGPRARRFEELRTREALPSQMDRYLPEPMQIMDQYGAGRSPTSVGPDEVFYPPRGPTAATRLKGDNDLSRAPVAETGIPPRSSGRPTDTQITFRQNGGVNRHRPTETAVDPHPSRPKPPAPQPPPPQEPAPRKAQLSLPATGQPVLLRDRSAMRKARSMEVLKRGLSLPVLNVERRSLPLSIEEKIDQDIFLEDCKKVADYFVETTTYQAFAKLLRHKDTRGVTLTGGPGTGKTASAMYAAWILHSAEGYLPLKVRTIAEIERIYIEGLKLVFVVDDPFGKLCASSELQQYWRSSAKRLQECLCTDNVKIIATVRTDIWAASQYSVMRYPPFSSAVEISGKLALGERRSMLEKHLGLIGMHPSDPSWADTVRLMTLPAVPPLFPLCCHLVRTSESFRNSATALFYKPMDTMRKDMCNLRKEDPAAFCVLSLMLVHGGKLSRTVLSRPLTELPSTERDKIEQIWKMCSKKPSSTSPSPEEFQQKADKLAKIYVEKTETSLQFSLTSFADVALLEMADLNIELVLRWCHPDVIAGKLIPQGSQPTTSQTMVVVSPKHWPQLAKVLTNEFLAGNVKAILDNPSWKSEDFVLSWKKHIVTDAVREKLRSVSGSCSQGEIVHRAARQGLLTFLRVLLQDVTLGKNGVRLRNEYGQSLLHSAATGGCTNTAQFLLDKGCLVDAVNDAGESPLYLASLHGHTAVVDLLLQNKANPDLTNRLGLGPLHAAVFGERTEVVFTLASHVALETLGGSSRSKIAITSFRDKFLSTLKHSGLHEAARTGDLVRIHHLLDNGFDKNAQNKYGWSPLYITVILGHVEAAALFLIRGANPSITSRQGSAPLDEACSTFNDPLVALLLSYGTKRSSCI, translated from the exons ATGCTGGAACACCACAGGCTGGGCTCAGGGTCGGGCTCAGCCTCTCCCACGGACAAGGTCAGCCATGGGGACTTTCCTCCAGACATTGACAAGACTCGCTATGATGATATGGTGAAGA TTCTTCCAAACAACGACACAGGCCCGAGAGCTCGTCGCTTCGAGGAGCTGAGGACCAGAGAGGCATTACCTTCACAGATGGACAGATACCTGCCAGAGCCAATGCAAATCATGG ATCAATACGGTGCCGGACGATCCCCGACAAGTGTCGGACCGGATGAAGTCTTCTACCCACCTCGTGGTCCCACAGCCGCCACGAGACTGAAGGGAGATAACGACTTGAGTCGGGCACCTGTTGCTGAGACCGGCATTCCTCCACGGTCATCTGGGAGGCCCACAGACACCCAGATCACCTTCAGGCAGAATGGTGGGGTCAACAGACACAGGCCAACAGAGACCGCTGTAGATCCCCATCCGTCCAGACCTAAACCCCCGGCCCCTCAACCCCCGCCGCCCCAGGAACCCGCCCCACGTAAGGCACAGCTGAGTCTCCCTGCTACAGGACAACCAG TTCTCCTGCGTGACAGGAGTGCCATGAGGAAGGCCCGAAGCATGGAGGTTTTGAAGAGGGGTCTGTCCCTACCTGTCCTCAACGTGGAACGGAGAAGCCTGCCACTAAGTATTGAGGAGAAAA TTGACCAGGACATTTTCTTAGAGGACTGCAAAAAAGTCGCCGATTACTTTGTTGAGACAACGACGTACCAGGCTTTTGCTAAGCTTCTAAGGCACAAGGACACTCGGGGTGTGACACTGACAGGTGGTCCAGGGACAGGAAAGACCGCCTCGGCCATGTATGCCGCCTGGATACTCCACTCTGCCGAGGGTTATCTGCCCCTGAAAGTCAGGACGATAGCCGAGATTGAGCGGATCTATATAGAAGGCTTAAAGTTGGTGTTTGTTGTCGATGACCCATTTGGGAAACTCTGTGCCTCGTCAGAATTGCAGCAATATTGGCGGTCTTCCGCTAAACGATTGCAAGaatgtctttgtacagataaCGTTAAAATAATAGCCACTGTTCGTACTGATATTTGGGCTGCATCTCAGTACAGCGTCATGCGATACCCGCCCTTTTCTTCTGCAGTAGAAATCTCCGGAAAATTGGCCTTAGGAGAAAGACGTTCCATGTTGGagaagcacctcggcttgataGGTATGCACCCGAGTGATCCATCTTGGGCAGATACTGTCCGATTAATGACTCTGCCTGCGGTCCCGCCGCTCTTTCCTCTCTGCTGTCATTTGGTGAGAACGTCGGAAAGCTTCAGAAACTCCGCCACGGCCCTCTTCTACAAACCCATGGACACAATGAGGAAAGACATGTGCAATCTGCGGAAAGAAGATCCAGCGGCATTCTGTGTTCTTTCTCTGATGTTAGTTCATGGTGGTAAACTGAGCCGAACGGTGTTGTCCCGGCCATTGACTGAGCTCCCCTCCACGGAGCGTGACAAGATTGAACAGATCTGGAAAATGTGTAGTAAGAAACCGTCTTCGACATCGCCCTCTCCCGAGGAGTTCCAGCAGAAAGCTGACAAGTTGGCCAAAATTTACGTAGAAAAGACTGAAACCAGTCTACAATTTTCACTGACGTCATTTGCCGACGTGGCTTTGTTGGAGATGGCTGATCTAAACATAGAGCTGGTGTTAAGATGGTGTCATCCTGATGTCATAGCTGGGAAGTTGATACCGCAGGGCAGTCAGCCCACGACGTCACAGACCATGGTGGTCGTCAGCCCCAAACACTGGCCCCAACTAGCCAAAGTTCTGACAAACGAATTTCTGGCTGGCAATGTGAAGGCCATTTTAGACAACCCTTCCTGGAAATCCGAGGATTTCGTCCTTTCTTGGAAGAAGCACATTGTGACTGATGCTGTCCGAGAGAAGCTTCGCTCTGTGAGCGGGTCGTGCTCTCAGGGAGAGATCGTCCACAGGGCCGCTCGTCAGGGCCTTTTGACCTTCCTGCGTGTTCTGCTTCAGGACGTCACTCTTGGCAAGAACGGCGTGCGCCTGCGCAATGAGTACGGACAGAGTTTACTTCACTCGGCTGCTACGGGGGGTTGCACCAACACAGCTCAGTTTCTCCTGGATAAGGGTTGTCTGGTGGACGCTGTCAACGACGCCGGGGAGAGTCCTCTGTACCTGGCCTCCCTTCACGGACACACGGCCGTGGTGGACCTCTTACTGCAAAACAAGGCGAACCCTGATTTGACCAACAGACTGGGCCTGGGTCCTTTACACGCAGCCGTTTTCGGGGAGCGTACGGAAGTCGTCTTCACTCTCGCCTCACACGTGGCCTTGGAAACTTTAGGTGGATCGTCACGAAGTAAGATTGCAATCACGTCGTTCAGAGACAAATTCTTGTCTACATTAAAACACAGTGGTCTTCATGAGGCGGCGAGGACTGGCGACCTTGTTCGTATTCATCACCTGCTGGACAATGGCTTTGACAAGAACGCGCAGAATAAGTACGGCTGGTCGCCGCTCTACATAACGGTCATACTAGGCCACGTTGAGGCGGCGGCGCTGTTCCTGATCAGGGGAGCCAACCCCAGCATAACGAGTCGTCAAGGCTCAGCCCCGCTTGACGAAGCCTGCAGCACATTCAACGACCCGCTTGTGGCTTTGCTACTCTCTTACGGCACGAAGAGGAGTTCATGTATTTGA